One genomic region from Mytilus trossulus isolate FHL-02 chromosome 9, PNRI_Mtr1.1.1.hap1, whole genome shotgun sequence encodes:
- the LOC134685231 gene encoding gamma-secretase subunit Aph-1-like yields MTMMEFFGCTFIAFGPPFGLFVFTIMHDPLRIIVLIASGFFWLLSLLLSSILWFAVVPLREELAFGLVFSVIFQEIFRFFFYKLLRRADEGLQKVNQTEGPELHVAPRDITNKNIMAYVSGFGYGIIYGAFSIINVLADMVGPGTIGIHGDSKYFFVATAFLTLCFIFLHIFWGVIFFHALDKKKYYMVALVVATHMLVSCLTLLNQRTVNRAEPLYLASILPAYFVMLAMGVVAFFTAGGSVENIKSAISCCKSTAKYQIE; encoded by the exons ATGACAATGATGGAATTTTTTGGTTGTACCTTCATAGCTTTTGGACCCCCTTTTGGATTATTTGTATTCACAATAATGCATGATCCACTAAGAATAATTGTACTTATTGCGAG tGGATTTTTCTGGTTGCTTTCATTATTGCTATCATCAATATTGTGGTTTGCTGTTGTACCATTAAGAGAGGAGTTGGCATTTGGTCTTGTATTCTCTGTGATATTCCAGGAAATATTTAGATTCTTCTTCTATAAATTGTTGAG GAGAGCAGATGAAGGTTTGCAAAAAGTGAATCAGACAGAAGGACCAGAGCTTCATGTTGCCCCTCGTGacattacaaacaaaaatattatggCATATG TTTCAGGGTTTGGCTATGGAATAATATATGGAGCATTCTCTATAATCAATGTTTTAGCAGACATGGTAGGACCTGGTACCATTGGTATCCATGGAGACTCAAAGTACTTTTTTGTAGCAACAG cTTTTCTGACACTGTGCTTTATATTTCTGCACATATTTTGGGGAGTTATATTTTTCCATGCCTTGGACAAGAAGAAATACTACATGGTAGCCCTTGTTGTAGCTACACATATGCTGGTCTCATGCTTg acATTACTCAATCAGAGGACAGTAAATCGTGCAGAACCACTTTACCTGGCCAGTATTTTACCAGCCTATTTTGTCATGTTAGCCATGGGTGTTGTAGCATTCTTCACAGCAGGTGGATCTGTAGAGAACATTAAATCTGCTATCAGCTGTTGTAAATCAACAGCTAAATACcaaattgaataa